The segment ACCCACAATGGCAGTGGCGTAACCTTTTGATTTGAAAAGCTCTGCCATGGTCACCTCACTATCCTGAAGTGTGCTGGGTGTACCGGCAATAATAATACTTCCCAATCCTGCACGTTGAGAATATCTGCCTGTCAGCAAAGCCGCGCGGGTCGGTGTACAGCCCGGCTCCACAAAAAACTGAGTGAGCATGAGCCCTTCGCTTGCCAGCTGGTCGATGCGCGGCGTCGGCATGCCCCGAAGCTCGCCGCCGCTGCCGTAGCAGCCTAAGTCACCGTATCCCATGTTGTCTGACAGCATAATTACTACATTGGGCTTATCTGCCGCACCAGCGGAAGATATCAGCGCGGTTGCCTGCGTGTCCTTCGTTTCTTGAGCGACAGCCAGCTTGGTTGTGCCGCACAAAATGCATGTCATCAGAAGCACCGCGGCAAGAGGCCCTGATTTCGTTTGGAATATTCGTTTCATGTTCATAGTCTTTACTCTGATATTAGATCTCTTGACTTCGTTGCCTTTCCGTGGCTGTGGCTTCCAGCCGCAGCGTTCTCCTACCCAACTGCGGCTGGAAGCCACAGCCACGTTAGTTTCCGGTATTCTCTATTTCACTTGCTCGATCTTGGTCATTGGGAAAGACTGGTCGAAGTAAGCTTGCTCTGGACCATAGAGCCTCAGGTAGACGAAGAAGGACTGGCCTTTGTTGGTCTGAACCCAATTCACTTCTTTGCCCTCGGGGGCGGTCGGTCCAAAGTAAATATCCACCGATCCGTCATCGTTCTTGATCAGACCTTCGGTGCGGGATGAACGGTCCGACCGTTCGATTTCGTTGCGGATGATCAATCGGTTCTCGATGTCATAGACGGTAACCGACCAAAAGTTGGCTGCCGGAGGATTGGGCCCGACGTGGAGCTTGTAATTGTTGCCACCCATCAATGCTTTGTCGTCGGCATCGTAGTAACTGCCCAGATAGGCTGAACCTTGGCCTGCCACTCGCGAGACCATCCCGGCCGACGTGGTGGTCGCCTCAAAACCGTAGGATGCCCGCTCGTTGAACTGCGAGTAGGTCGCCATATCGATTTTCGGATTCATCCCGGCCATCGCGTCTTCAAAACCGGAATCCTTGCCATAGAGTGATGTTGGGAACATCTCCCTGGTTTTGTTGAAGGAGATTGCTTGCGACATGGCCATGCCAACGTCCAGACCTTGCTGCAGAATCTCTTTTTGCTGAGCAGTCGGGTTGAACGGTTTCCCTTTTTCGATGCCGAGGTCCTTGAGCCAGGCGTAGAAGAAGCGGTCGCGGTCTGCCATCGGCTCACGCTGAACATAGGTGTTCACCAGTTCCCAGAACCGCATGTCGCGTGGCTGGGTGTTCAACGCGACCTTGCCACCCGATTTGGGTTCATATTTGACGAACTTCGTTTCTGGCGGATTGTCGGCGTCCGACAATTTATAGGCCTTCACGGCTGTCCGGAGTTTCTTGGCCTCCTCGCCGGTGCCGAGCGCACGGTAGAAGTAGAGCACTCGGAAGGTGTCGGATTGGATGATTTTTCCATCGAAGTTCTTGGGGTAATTCTGTCCCGGCCCAACCAGCAACAGTTTTCCCGGCTTGCCATTGATCTCGTGGATGGGCTGCATCCAAGCGTTATCGACCACGCCGTAGATCGCACCGGGCGGCAGGTCAACGACCACAGGCCCGGTCTTCGATAGGTCCGACATTGCGATCGTGTAAGGGGTGGTCACGTTCGCGGTCATGTACGGATAGACGCCGTCGTAACCGTCATAGAGGCCAAAGAAGATGTCGGTGTCAGACAGATCCAACCCGTTGGAGGTCTTAAAATTGCTGAGCAGGGCCGGATGCAGCGTTTCGAAATTCATCATCGGCATCGCCCAGGTCACCAGTTGAGTGGCCCGCTGCTGAAGAATCCGGCGATGCAATAGCTCCGCCGTCTTTTTGATAATGGTCTGGCCCTGAAATTCAAGTTTACCCAGATAGGTTTCCTGAACGGTTTGAGCCGAAGCGCGCGACAGCATGGTGCAGGCTATTACTGCAACGAGAGCTACGGTGATTCGTTTTGGTTTTTTCATGGTTCTATTTCTTAATAGTTGGTTCTGTGTGTGTGTGTGCTTGCTGTCTTAGTTGACTTACTTCAGCAACTCGAAGTCGTTGAGGACCCATGTCTTTTCGATGTAGCCTTCCATTGGGCCATAGAACCTGAAGACCACGAAGAATCCCTTGTCTGGATCTGTCTTGATCCAGTTGTTTTTGCCTTCAGGCATTTTTGGGCCGAAATAAATGTCCACCGAACCATCGGCATTGACTTCGGGCTTACCCGTGCTGCCGACGTTGATGTTTCCTCCTGAACCGAGCAGGCTGCGGCTGATTGGGTCATAGGCAGTCACCGCCCAGAAGCGTTTGACAGGCGGATTGGCCGGCACACGCAGTCGATAATTCTTGTCACCAAGTAAATAGGCGCCTTCTTTGTCTCTGAACGCGGTCAAGTAAGAAGTCCCCACACCCGCCGTCGTCGAAAGTAGATTCGGTGAAACGCAAATGGCCTGATAGTGCCAAAGGGTTCGGGCGTCGATGTCGTTGTGACCGTCGTCGACGAATTTGGTATTGCGAATGAACATCTTTTCCCAATGCCGATTCGGCCAATAGTTGATCTCCGGATCGCGCGATGCGTAGACGATTGCCCGCGACATGGCGACGCCTTGCTTGGCTGCCGTGTCGAAGATGCCTTGCATCCGCTGGTCCGGTTTGAAGGGCTTGCCCTTTTCGATCCCCAACGTCGCCAGTCGTCCCAGCAATTCTTTGTCGAACAACTCGGTCGGCTCATACTGGATGATCTCGTTCAACATCGTGAACACGGAACCATCTTCGGGAGGCAGAGTATTGGCACCCATTCCGGAGCAGTTAACGGCGGTATGTGCGCGGGGTCCCGTGGCCAAGGGGTAAACCTTGAGACGATCCTTGAACCATTTCACGGCCTGATCGCCATTGCCAACTTCGCCGAAGCCACGCATCATCGCCCAGATCCGGTAGCCCGGTGAGCGGAACACAAAATAGCTTTTCGGAGCTTCGCCTTTGAAACCTGGAGGCAGGAAGAGATACTTGCCGCCCTTGCCCTTGTCCGGTCCGGTGGGTCCGAAGTCGGTGAGGTATTTGAAAGCGGCATCGTTGGCATTGCCATACATTCCCGGCGGGATCTCCACCACGGTGGGGCCGTCGACTTTCAAGTCGATGGAGGCGAAGGCATACACAGTGACATTGTTACCGGTCAGGTAGTTCTCAGTTGGAGTCATGAAATCGGCCATGACGCCGACGTCCGAAGCGGACTTGAACCCGAAGTCGCGAATCTGCGACTTGACGATGCTGTAGAGTGAAAGCGACGGATAGAAATCCATATAAGCTTGGGTGGCACGCTGCCGATCCATCTCATCGTAGATTTTTTGCGTCGAAGCTTCTGTCGGAAACGAACCCCCTTCGAACTGCAATATGCCGAAGTTGGTTTTGATCTCGGCGGGCGCCGGTTTGAAGTCCTTCGCGGTCTGTTTCGCTCCGGGGCTCTTGAAGAGGTTTTTGTTTTCTCCAGCATCGTCAGCCTGCACCGACGCTGCCATACGAACCGCCGCGAGGACGGTCAGAGCGAGGACGGTGAGTGATTTCATTTTCATAACGTTCTAGCCTTCTATCTCATGAATTCTGCGACGGATTTCGAAGTCGGCCTTGAGTTGATCGCCGTACAGCGTTGAGGTCCACACTCGAAGGATTGCTTCCTGAACCGATTCCCGGTTTCCCCGCGGGCGCCGTCCAAAGTGGTGAATTAGCAAATAGGCATTCATGCGGTTGAGTGCCATGGCGACCGAACGTGCGTCAAATGGCTGGATCAGCCCCGCGTCCTGATGCTGTTCGATTCGCTGAGTCACCGCGTGGTCGAAGTCCTTAAGGAAATCAGCCCACGCTTTTTCCAACCGTTCATCCATCGGGGCAGCGTCAGAAACAGCCCTCAAAATCGGGCCCTGCTGATAGCAGACACGCACCAAGCTTTCCAACGATTGTTCGAGAAGCGGGAGCGGATCACCCTCACCCTGCAACCAAGGTGTGGCGACATCAAAAATGTCTTCTTCGATGGCGTGGAGAAGCGCCTCCATCAAGCCGTGCAAGTCCTCAAAGTACTGATAGAACGCCGACCGGCTCGTGCCGGCAAGCGACATCAACTCGGCAACCGTCAAGTCGCGGAACGGATGCGTCCAAAGAAATTTTAGCGCAGCATCGAGGATCGCCTGCCGGGTTCGTTCGGACTTCCGCAATGCAGGAGGATTCCTAGGATCGTTGCGGCTACGAATTTGTGATTGCTTTGTATCTGACATAGTGTCACATTTTAACGCTGCTATGTCAGTATTGCAACCGACGGTCGAATCATTCGTACGGCAGGGATTCGGCGGCACGTCGCTGACGGAGAGGTCACCGCATCGCGTTGGGTCAAGAAAGCGCTACGCCCAGCAGTTTTTGAATGCGTAAAACCGCGCGGAGGCCTGGCTCAAGAATTTGGCAATGAGGCCGGAGGCGTGAGATCCGTTACGAGCTTTTCCCGATAGTGGCGACGGGATTTGAACTTTGCAACAAACAGCCATCATACGAGTTAGGGCGAATAGCGGTCTTGGCCAGCCGACTTTGCTGATCCGTTTGAACTTGCGAAGCGGATGTCACAATATGCGGTAAAGCCTTGCCATACAAAGAGAAACAGCCCGCCGCAAACGAATGCGACGAGCTGTTTTGATTTCAAGTCGGGATGACAGGATTTGAACCAAGAGGCGTGAGTTTGACCGATTGCGGAATCAAGAGTGAAGGAAGGCAGATTTTCTCGACTAAGCTGTGATTGCCGGAACCTCACCTAAACGAGTGGTCATCGGGAATTTGAATGGCAAAACGGCGAGGTGT is part of the Polystyrenella longa genome and harbors:
- a CDS encoding DUF1214 domain-containing protein yields the protein MKKPKRITVALVAVIACTMLSRASAQTVQETYLGKLEFQGQTIIKKTAELLHRRILQQRATQLVTWAMPMMNFETLHPALLSNFKTSNGLDLSDTDIFFGLYDGYDGVYPYMTANVTTPYTIAMSDLSKTGPVVVDLPPGAIYGVVDNAWMQPIHEINGKPGKLLLVGPGQNYPKNFDGKIIQSDTFRVLYFYRALGTGEEAKKLRTAVKAYKLSDADNPPETKFVKYEPKSGGKVALNTQPRDMRFWELVNTYVQREPMADRDRFFYAWLKDLGIEKGKPFNPTAQQKEILQQGLDVGMAMSQAISFNKTREMFPTSLYGKDSGFEDAMAGMNPKIDMATYSQFNERASYGFEATTTSAGMVSRVAGQGSAYLGSYYDADDKALMGGNNYKLHVGPNPPAANFWSVTVYDIENRLIIRNEIERSDRSSRTEGLIKNDDGSVDIYFGPTAPEGKEVNWVQTNKGQSFFVYLRLYGPEQAYFDQSFPMTKIEQVK
- a CDS encoding DUF1254 domain-containing protein; this encodes MKMKSLTVLALTVLAAVRMAASVQADDAGENKNLFKSPGAKQTAKDFKPAPAEIKTNFGILQFEGGSFPTEASTQKIYDEMDRQRATQAYMDFYPSLSLYSIVKSQIRDFGFKSASDVGVMADFMTPTENYLTGNNVTVYAFASIDLKVDGPTVVEIPPGMYGNANDAAFKYLTDFGPTGPDKGKGGKYLFLPPGFKGEAPKSYFVFRSPGYRIWAMMRGFGEVGNGDQAVKWFKDRLKVYPLATGPRAHTAVNCSGMGANTLPPEDGSVFTMLNEIIQYEPTELFDKELLGRLATLGIEKGKPFKPDQRMQGIFDTAAKQGVAMSRAIVYASRDPEINYWPNRHWEKMFIRNTKFVDDGHNDIDARTLWHYQAICVSPNLLSTTAGVGTSYLTAFRDKEGAYLLGDKNYRLRVPANPPVKRFWAVTAYDPISRSLLGSGGNINVGSTGKPEVNADGSVDIYFGPKMPEGKNNWIKTDPDKGFFVVFRFYGPMEGYIEKTWVLNDFELLK
- a CDS encoding TetR/AcrR family transcriptional regulator produces the protein MRKSERTRQAILDAALKFLWTHPFRDLTVAELMSLAGTSRSAFYQYFEDLHGLMEALLHAIEEDIFDVATPWLQGEGDPLPLLEQSLESLVRVCYQQGPILRAVSDAAPMDERLEKAWADFLKDFDHAVTQRIEQHQDAGLIQPFDARSVAMALNRMNAYLLIHHFGRRPRGNRESVQEAILRVWTSTLYGDQLKADFEIRRRIHEIEG